In Aptenodytes patagonicus chromosome 12, bAptPat1.pri.cur, whole genome shotgun sequence, a genomic segment contains:
- the EIF4EBP3 gene encoding eukaryotic translation initiation factor 4E-binding protein 3, producing MAATGTATSSCPIPGSHQFPIPEGYSSTPGGTVYSTTPGGTRIIYDRKFLLECKNSPVARTPPCCLPQIPGVTSLAQSSLVKLEELKERNESEEAMPDQDQFEMDI from the exons ATGGCTGCAACGGgcactgccacctcctcctgccccatcccagggaGCCACCAGTTCCCCATCCCAGAGGGCTACAGCTCCACGCCGGGTGGCACCGTCTATTCCACCACGCCAGGGG GTACCCGCATCATCTACGACCGCAAGTTCCTGCTGGAGTGCAAGAATTCACCCGTGGCCAGgacccctccctgctgcctgccccagatCCCCGGTGTCACATCCCTGGCCCAGTCCAGCCTCGTCAAGCTGGAGGAGCTCAAGGAGCGGAATGAGAGCGAAGAAGCCATGCCAG ATCAAGACCAGTTTGAGATGGACATCTGA
- the SRA1 gene encoding steroid receptor RNA activator 1 codes for MAELYVKPGNQERGWNDPPQFSYGLQAQAGGPRRTPLTRRAPPPPAGAPPGAPPDPASAPAASGALPPRALGPPPLGPVSPAPRAESGRPSAAACLEERGPEERGVPADAVLAPLREALDACRPTVQKQVCDDIGRRLTVLGDAWAQGKLSAPVRKRMSLLVQELQQQRWDAADEIHRSLMVDHVNEVSQWLVGVKRLIAETRSLPAAEPAVATDGSAQAGPGPEDP; via the exons ATGGCGGAGCTCTACGTGAAGCCGG GGAACCAGGAGCGCGGCTGGAACGACCCCCCCCAGTTCTCCTACGGGCTGCAGGCGCAGGCCGGGGGTCCCAGGCGAACCCCGCTCACCCGCCGggccccccctccgcccgcgggGGCCCCCCCAG GTGCTCCTCCAGACCCGGCCAGCGCCCCTGCTGCCTCCGGAGCGCTGCCCCCCCGAGCGCTGGGGCCGCCCCCCCTCGGGCCGGtcagccctgccccgcgggcaGAGAGTGGGAGGCCGAGCGCTGCGGCGTGCCTGGAGGAGCGTGGCCCGGAGGAACGCGGCGTGCCCGCCGACGCGGTCCTCGCCCCACTGAGGGAGGCCCTCGACGCCTGCCGCCCCACGGTGCAG AAACAAGTGTGCGACGACATTGGGCGGCGGCTGACAGTGCTGGGGGATGCGTGGGCTCAGGGGAAGCTGTCAGCCCCggtgaggaagaggatgagcCTCCTGGTGCAAG agctccagcagcagcgcTGGGATGCGGCTGACGAGATCCACCGCTCGCTCATGGTGGACCACGTGAACGAGGTGAGCCAGTGGCTGGTGGGCGTCAAGCGCCTGATCGCCGAGACAAGGAGCCTGCCTGCTGCGGAGCCGGCTGTGGCGACAGATGGCAGCGCCCAGGCCGGGCCTGGCCCGGAGGATCCCTGA